A portion of the Suricata suricatta isolate VVHF042 chromosome 11, meerkat_22Aug2017_6uvM2_HiC, whole genome shotgun sequence genome contains these proteins:
- the LOC115306371 gene encoding olfactory receptor 52H1-like has translation MYNLSSYDTGDFTLLGIPGLEQYHVWISFPFCFIYLVAIVGNSILLYLIAVEHSLHAPMFFFLSMLAMADLILSTTCVPKSLTIFWLGPQKISFPGCLAHFPGCLAQLFFLHYSFVLDSAILLAMAFDRYVAICSPLRYTTILTPRTIVKIIVGISFRSFCVIVPCVFLANRLPFCRTHIIPHTYCEHIGVARLACADISINIWYGFCVPIMTVISDVILIAVSYILILCAVFRLPSRDACLKALGTCGSHVCVILMFYIPAFFSILAHRFGHNVPRTFHIILANLYVVIPPALNPVVYGVKTKQIRDKVICLLFPQRSQ, from the exons ATGTACAACCTGAGTAGCTACGACACAGGTGACTTCACCCTTTTGGGCATCCCTGGCCTCGAGCAGTACCACGTCTGGATCAGCTTCCCCTTCTGCTTTATCTATCTCGTGGCCATTGTGGGCAATAGTATCCTTCTCTACCTCATCGCTGTGGAGCATAGCCTTCATGCACccatgttctttttcctttccatgctGGCCATGGCAGACCTGATACTGTCTACCACCTGTGTCCCCAAAAGCCTTACCATCTTCTGGCTTGGCCCCCAGAAAATCAGTTTTCCTGGTTGTCTGGCCCA TTTTCCTGGTTGTCTGGCCCAGTTATTCTTTCTGCACTACAGCTTTGTGCTGGACTCGGCTATACTCCTGGCCATGGCATTtgaccgctacgtggccatctgCTCTCCCCTGAGATACACCACTATTCTGACCCCCAGGACCATTGTCAAAATTATTGTGGGAATCTCCTTCAGAAGTTTCTGTGTTATTGTGCCATGTGTTTTCCTTGCAAATCGTCTACCCTTCTGCAGGACCCACATCATACCGCACACATACTGTGAGCACATAGGTGTGGCCCGGCTCGCCTGTGCTGACATCTCCATCAACATCTGGTATGGCTTTTGTGTCCCCATCATGACGGTGATTTCAGATGTGATCCTAATTGCTGTCTCCTACATTCTGATCCTCTGTGCCGTCTTCCGCCTCCCCTCCCGGGACGCCTGCCTCAAGGCCCTTGGCACGTGTGGTTCCCACGTCTGTGTCATCCTCATGTTCTATATCCCAGCATTCTTCTCCATCCTTGCCCATCGCTTTGGGCATAATGTCCCTCGTACCTTTCACATCATCTTAGCCAACCTCTATGTAGTCATCCCACCTGCCCTCAATCCTGTTGTCTATGGAGTAAAGACCAAGCAGATCCGGGACAAAGTCATCTGTCTGCTCTTTCCCCAGAGGTCCCAGTGA
- the LOC115306826 gene encoding olfactory receptor 52H1-like gives MVTFNLSSYNPGPFILVGIPGLEHCHVWIGIPFCIIYIVAIVGNCILLYLITVERSLHQPMFFFLSMLAMTDLILSTAGVPRTLSIFWLGDREITFPGCLTQMFFHHYSFVLDSAILMAMAFDRYVAICSPLRYTTILTPRTIIKIAGGISFRSFCIILPVVFLLTRLPFCRTRIIPHTYCEHIGVARLACADISINIWYGFCVPIMTVISDVILIAVSYSLILCAVFCLPSRDARHKALSTCGSHVCVILMFYTPAFFSILAHRFGHNVPLTFHILFANLYVVIPPALNPIVYGVKTKQIRDKVIVLFSTKATE, from the coding sequence ATGGTCACTTTCAACCTGAGCAGTTACAACCCAGGACCCTTCATCCTGGTGGGGATTCCAGGCCTGGAGCATTGCCATGTGTGGATTGGGATTCCCTTCTGTATCATCTACATTGTGGCCATTGTGGGAAACTGCATCCTTCTCTACCTCATCACAGTGGAGCGTAGCCTTCATCAacccatgtttttctttctctccatgctGGCCATGACCGATCTGATCCTGTCCACAGCCGGTGTTCCCAGGACACTCAGTATCTTTTGGCTCGGGGATCGAGAAATCACATTCCCAGGATGCCTTACACAAATGTTCTTCCACCATTATAGCTTTGTTCTGGACTCAGCCATCTTGATGGCCATGGCATTtgaccgctacgtggccatctgCTCCCCACTGAGGTACACCACTATCTTGACCCCCAGGACCATCATCAAGATTGCAGGAGGCATCTCCTTTCGAAGCTTCTGCATCATCCTGCCAGTTGTATTCTTGCTCACACGCCTGCCTTTCTGCAGGACACGCATCATACCGCACACATACTGTGAGCACATAGGTGTGGCCCGGCTCGCCTGTGCTGACATCTCCATCAACATCTGGTATGGCTTTTGTGTCCCCATCATGACGGTCATCTCAGATGTGATTCTCATTGCCGTTTCCTACAGCCTCATCCTCTGTGCTGTCTTCTGCCTCCCCTCCCGGGACGCCCGCCACAAGGCCCTTAGCACGTGTGGTTCCCACGTCTGCGTCATCCTCATGTTTTATACACCTGCCTTTTTCTCCATCCTTGCCCATCGCTTTGGACACAATGTACCCCTCACTTTCCACATCCTGTTTGCCAACCTGTACGTTGTCATTCCCCCTGCACTCAACCCCATTGTCTATGGAGTGAAGACCAAGCAGATCCGAGATAAGGTCATAGTTTTGTTTTCCACCAAGGCTACAGAATGA
- the LOC115307026 gene encoding olfactory receptor 52H1-like, which yields MYNLSSDNTGDFTLLGIPGLEQYHVWISFPFCLIYLMAIVGNSILLYLITVEHSLHAPMFFFLSMLAVTDLILSTTCVPKSLTIFWLGPQKISFPGCLAQLFFLHYSFVLDSAILLAMAFDRYVAICSPLRYTTILXXXXIVKIIVGISFRSFCVFVPCVFLANRLPFCRTHIIPHTYCEHIGVARLACADISINIWYGFCVRIMTVISDVILIAVSYILILCAVFRLPSRDACLKALGTCGSHVCVILMFYIPAFFSILAHRFGHNVPRTFHIILASLYVVIPPALNPVVYGVKTKQIRDKVICLLFPQRSQ from the exons ATGTACAACCTGAGTAGCGACAACACAGGTGACTTCACCCTTTTGGGCATCCCCGGCCTCGAGCAGTACCACGTCTGGATCAGCTTCCCCTTCTGCTTGATCTATCTCATGGCTATTGTGGGCAACAGTATCCTTCTCTACCTCATCACTGTGGAGCATAGCCTTCATGCACccatgttctttttcctttccatgctGGCCGTGACAGACCTGATACTATCTACCACCTGTGTCCCCAAAAGCCTTACCATCTTCTGGCTTGGCCCCCAGAAAATCAGTTTTCCTGGTTGTCTGGCCCAGTTATTCTTTCTGCACTACAGCTTTGTGCTGGACTCGGCTATACTCCTGGCCATGGCATTtgaccgctacgtggccatctgCTCTCCCCTGAGATACACCACTATTCT NNNNNNNNNNNCCATTGTCAAAATTATTGTGGGAATCTCCTTCAGAAGTTTCTGTGTATTTGTTCCATGCGTTTTCCTTGCAAATCGTCTACCCTTCTGCAGGACCCACATCATACCGCACACATACTGTGAGCACATAGGTGTGGCCCGGCTCGCCTGTGCTGACATCTCCATCAACATCTGGTATGGCTTTTGTGTCCGCATCATGACAGTGATTTCAGATGTGATCCTAATTGCTGTCTCCTACATTCTGATCCTCTGTGCCGTCTTCCGCCTCCCCTCCCGGGACGCCTGCCTCAAGGCCCTTGGCACGTGTGGTTCCCACGTCTGTGTCATCCTCATGTTCTATATCCCAGCATTCTTCTCCATCCTTGCCCATCGCTTTGGGCATAATGTCCCTCGTACCTTTCACATCATCTTAGCCAGCCTCTATGTAGTCATCCCACCTGCCCTCAATCCTGTTGTCTATGGAGTAAAGACCAAGCAGATCCGGGACAAAGTCATCTGTCTGCTCTTTCCCCAGAGGTCCCAGTGA